A window of Pyrus communis chromosome 3, drPyrComm1.1, whole genome shotgun sequence genomic DNA:
AGGCAAAACACAATGAAATCCAATTTCACTTCAACCAAATATTTGGCTATACTCGAACACATCATTTGTAACAAACCTGCGATGTACAAGAAATAACAGACAACCATATGATACTTGATAAGGCTGCTGACAAGCTGATATAAAACTTTATCTGAAGTGACAGTGTTCACAAGCCGTTGACTGAGTATGCGACCATAAACAAACAGCATTGCAGTGAAGAAAAAGTGCCTGAACAGAGAAATTGAACTTGAATAAATATTACAGTAACACTCTTTAAATAACACCTGAACTGATTCTGTGGAGTAAAATAGACTAGACAAAATGAAATGCTACTATTCTGACCAATTTAGATTCCTGAATCCCGGTAGGTGCTTATCTTCATGAGCTTTCCTGAGTAGATTAAACAGCTCCTTCGCCATAAAGATTTGGATAACCACCACCATAGCAGTGATGCAGAGATGACCCAGATATATACTCAATGCAAAACCTCCAATCATCCAAATAGAAGAGTACGCACGTACCAACATTGACCTGTATTTATTACGGTCATTAACCAGTAAATTGCCTCCATTTGTTTTACTATCATCGGGGACAGCCTGCAGCCAtaaaggaaataaaatgaataagTACTACTGCCTTAATCTAAAATGCCTACATCTAATACAGCACatgcataaaaattataatttttttggtttgcagAAGagctcaaaacaaaaacacatatTGTGCAGAAACAACTAAAAAAACATGCAAATGATCAGTTtacaaaaccaagaaaaatgaacaaaaaaataggAGAAACTCGAATGTGCGCTCTACATTATTTAAACTACCAGAGAAAGTCATATTGTCCCCTACAATTCTTTTAGATATAAAATCATACAGAATGAAGGTAGACAGCCCAACACTCTATCctgaaagaaaataatataagtaTCCAATTCTAACAAACCTCAGCTGAGCGTCTACGATGCCGAAGTCGAGCAATTGGGGACCTTGGATTTGGTGGGCTGCCGACACTATTGTCTCCTGGCATGACTGTTCTAACTTAGTTTTGCTCAACAGGTTAAAACATACATGTATCTGATGCAAAATGACCGTCACCTGAAAGAACAAATCACATTCAGATAAAAGGAGATGGTAATCATAAAATAAAGTGATAATTGTCTTGTCACTATGCACTGCATACATCAAGGGCCCTTTTGATGGCCATTTTCAGTTTCCTTTTAAACCTTGAGATATGAGGAAAGTATGGGGGAAAAGTAGGAGGTGAAAGAGAAGGgaacaaataaagaagaatggatgaaaacaacatattgaaagtgaaaacaacttcaaatactTTTTCGTTTTTGGTCTTTAGATTAAACTTTCCGTACATTACCTTATGCATCTCTTCCACTTACTTCCTCTACCCTTCTATAttcctaaattctcccatgtaTTCACCCTCTATCGCTAACACAACAacgaaaactaaaactaaaactaaaaacgaaatggttatcaaaatGCTCCAAGGTATACGAAGCTAAAACCTTAACACGCTGGCGGTACACTAAACTAACGTCATTTGTTGCAGGTACCAAAGATACAAATAGAAGATGAAAGGAACCCACCAATGAGTATCAGATATCAATCAAATGGGTGTGACTACAAGCACCAGTCAAGAAACACTCTTTATGAGCTAGCATTCCAAAACTTTGGGAACACACAATTCAACCATCAATTTCAAACCTTTTGGGATCAACCCAATTTCAATACCTTCCCACCATGTTCATCACTTCCTTGCTTggaaaataagataaaaaataacaagTCTGCAAATCTTCACTGCCCCAATGGAAGATTCATGAAAAAAATAAGAACTTTTTGCCCACCCAGAAGATTTAAACACACATACATAGTGCAGAAGTGCAGAAATACGAAGTTTTAACAATTTTAAAGCTGAACACAAAGAAACTGTCGAAATTCAAATCTTAAAACCAATAAATTGAACCTAAAGATCGAAAATCACCACAAAGTTAGAGATAGGAGAGAGAAACCCACCTCGTTTCGTTTCCTCGCTTGTGGGAACTGACAAGGTGAAGCCCAACGAAGGAAAAAAGAGGCGAAcacgaagagagagagagagagagagagtgaaagtgCCTTTCTCGTAACTGGTTTTCTGGAAGAGGAGAGAAGAACACAACGAAAAACGAATTTTAGTTGTGAACCACCTTCTAATTGTACAAAGTGGTGGAGTTTTGACCGTCCGATATGTGATTTAGGTTTTGGGAGTACACGTGTATGGCTAGTGTTTGACCGTAGGAGATTCTGGTTGCGCTGTTTCTTTCCGTCACACTCCAATGTAAAAAAGTCAATGAATCAAATCAAACATTTAATTGGTTATTATGCTTATTTTGTACTTTGTGCAATCCATTTATATTGTAATTAAACATTTACCACTATTGATACCGAACACATAATTTCAAATGTGCACACACGCTCTTAATCTTAAtcactttaatttttatgtatCATTCTTTTACTTGTGAGACGATAATAATTCGAACTTTGAACACATTCTAATATTGAGAAGATATATCAGAACTCAAAAGTAGTAGAGGTCTGTGAGGTTTAGGATTTAGAAGCTTGTGAATAATAGTCCGTGAACAATAATGAGTGAGATAATgctatatctatatataaagctaacacaaaaaataaatagtaattttgatgtcctcaagtttcaacaaaaatatataatttcaaaAGCTCTTAATCTTAatcactttattttttataagcGAGGAAGAAGGGAAGCATGCTATGCTATTTGTTTGCTGCCttcccaatctttttttttttttttttttttttcgggagAACGCTTTCGCACTCTTTGACACTTGGAATGTTTCACATTTTTGTGTTCGTATTATGTGACACTTGGAATATATCGAACTGACGCTTAGCCCAGCCCAAACGCTTCAGGCTGCGATGCAAATAGTGTTGGGCCGTGATGGTTTAGTTTGAATTTGAGCTTCTATTGGGCTTTTATGAGGCCCATATTTATTCTGCAATTTTAGGTAACTTGTGAAACCCAACACCTTTTTTTCATGTATAAGCGGAATTAGCCAACCTAAAACACTAAAACTGACATTGGAAAAGAGGCCACATATTGATACAACTGAAACTAGTTTCGACTGCTAACTTTTTGCGGGGAGATCTGTATTGTCTCTGTTTTTTTGTCAATGGGAGCTTTTATAACAAAGTCGGTATAAAGACTCTGCAGCAGATGAATGTGAGAAAATAACAACCGCCCTATAAATGTAGTAGATACAAACGAGACGTCACTTATGCATTCAACGCATAACAAAGGTTCCTATCTatactaaaacaaaaaattacataaaacgtGTATCAGCCAAAAGCTAAGACCCACACAAAAAGTCCCAAAGGTGAACTCAacagaaaaacctaaaaagccTAATGGAAGATTCACCCGCCACCTCCTCTACCGCATAATTGTTGGAGACGACCAATGATCATAGTCTGCAGAAAGCTAAACTCGAGCCTATCTTCGTCTCAACGTCGGTAAAATGGAGCCAAACATGCAGATCAATAGTCAGCTAAATGCCCTGATCCAAGTAGAACGAAAAAACCAAAGGGGTGTAAGAAccgaagaaagttgaggttcgaCTATAGGGTAATGCTATGCTatggagactaaatttgaagacaatttacaaattaaatgacatgtcaccaataagattgagcacgtttatcaacgattaagtaataaattaattatcaaCTTCTATATCCTTTTGTTtctaaaattttgtctacaaatttagtcttcctagtaTTACTCTCGACCATAtaaccaattagcaatatgggAAATAGTcaaacctcttataagcccttgcaaggtttctcctttcaccgatgtgagactcttttaccttcacatcctcacaccCCAGACCTTTGTAAGGGTAACAACATATAGTTGTCTTCGATAGTAGAGAAGCACGATAAAGCAGCGAACTAGTGTTGAGATGAGATCCGCCAAATCTGGAAGGGATGGTAATGACGGCCGGATGTGAGTGGTTGGAGGGTTGACTCAAAACTGTTGGAGAGTTTGAGTGAAAAGTCTCAAATCATGGCGCAAAAGCCCCAAATTAAAAGGTATAATACCTTTAACAATGAGCAAAATGCCCGGAGACAGAGCTCATTCACACCACTTGTAAAAGGTGGGTTGCTCCACGTTCTCTGACAGGAATCGGGGCAGggaaggaagaggaggaaggaGAGGATAAAGAAGGGTTACAAGGGTGGCCGCCACCGGCCCCAAGCAGGAGCTGGAGGCCCGCGGCTGGAGGGATTTAAAGTTCGGGCTTTCCTTTAGGTTTAGGGATACCTGAAGGCTCGGATCGTCAAATGTTTAGTATTTTTGTATCCTGTAAGTTAATGAACGATCCCTCCTAAAACGTAATTAATGTTCCCTTCTTGTTGGATTATGATTTTTGCATGTCAATAAGAAAACAACAAAGACGACATAGGAAAAGAGGCTGCAATAACAAATTAGCAATCATACATATCTCTATATCCACATACGATACATGCAAATTTATATTGACAAATCAAGACAAAGAGCACAGACAGACCCGTCACCACAGGAACTCATATATATGCTAATATTAGTATAGATATAAATAACACCTACGGCCACCGCTCACTGTCAGGTCATTAACAGTTGCTCTTTCTTTAGCAGTAGCTTAGCGATACTCCAATTGGATTCTCTGTCACTACCTACTGAGAGATGACAAAGATTCTGATGAGCTAGCAGATAGATTTCTACAATGCATCTCCTTCATCTGATGGAATTAAGGAAAAAGGCCAACGCAAGCATCAAAGATTCAAAGTTGGTTTTATCGCCatttttaatattcaaattcTAAAATCCAacttgtaaattgtaattaGGCAGTGAGTGTTGGCTTAGTAAGATGAAGAGTAATCCAAGCCACCTACGGTGGTTCTTGTTTGTATACATAATTAAATCAACCAATTGATGATGTAATTAATGGCGTATTTTGCCAAGATATATCATGCATGCAATTATATGAATTTGTATATATTAACCCTAGTTTGTATAATAACATTCAAATGGAAGCTCCCTCTCTTAACGCATGCAAGGCGATGATGTTGTGGATAAAGCACGTACACACAAATACAGAAATACTAAACTTTGACGTTACCTAAGCTTTCATTGTGTTCATGAACAACATTAATCCTCTAGGCCTCTCCGtctaaaattttctttaaaaaaccCTCCCACAAAAGCAAAGTCAATACATTTCTCTCATCTTCGACATGTTTTCATTTTATCCACGACGAACTTACGGTGAGTTAACTCTCGTTCGTTTGTTCGCCCGTACGTTGATTAATCGTACTTTCTAATTAGTTAAGAGGCTAAGAGGGTCAGAAATGGGAGCTAATCAAAGCAATTGCAAGCCCTCATCGTTATCAAATGGTGGCCATGGTGGTGGGAATTCGAGTCCTGTGCCGTCGATCTTGGAGCTGCTGAAACCTGACTGCTTAAAATCGGAGAATAAGAAAAGGAAGAGACAATTGGCACCAGAGAAGAAGAATATTTACAATAGTTACACAAAAAATACTGGAATTGTTGGAGCAGCTGGGAGTGGGACTAGGATGACAACCCTAGAAGAATGGCTCTTGGCCTCCCCCGGCCACGTCAAGGCAGATCATAACTACAACATCAACGGAGGCGAATTGTATGTGTTTAGACCCAGCTCGAAAAGAATACATCCAGCTGCATCTTCTTCGTCAAAATTGCCACCTCTCTCTAAAGCAAAAGACAGCTTCTGCCTCGAGAGACTCGTAAAAAATGAGGATAAGAAATCTGATGAAGCAAACTTGATCGTCAATGACATTTCCGCGTCAATGAGCTGCAGAAGTATTAATACACAATTAAGTGAGAATAAAACTCATAAgttgaagaagaaggtgagcTTTCGATTGCCAGAAGAAGctgatattttcatattttaccCCTCAGAGGAGGCCATCACGACGGACGACAGCGACAATGATGAAGACTTTGATTAATACATAATCTACCCTATTAAGATTTCACATCTTATTTTATTAAACACACCAAATTTTTCTTTATCAtatttggttttgggttttgatgtCCCTTATTAAGATGGCGGTATTCCCGTATTATACAATAATTGGTGATGATGCATGTAGCAGTTAGGAATAACTGATAAGATGCGAGTCATATGATTTGTATATCGTTCCAAAATCAGTATATACGTATCAAAATTCTATAGATTTTCTATCTCGGCAGCATTTTTCTATTAGTTTGTatcaatcaaatttttatttatttaattagagCATGGACTGCGTTAATCCAAGTCGGCAATCTTCTGTAGAGAGTCTAGAGACTGTTCTAAATTAAGGCACAAGTCCTCATTGATAACAGACACAAGCCCCACGAAAGTAACAAAGTACTCCTATTTATTGATCCAAATTAATGGAGGAGATTCTTACTCCTTGACTGTATATTTTCGTTATGTGACTATAAAAATGAGAGGTAGATAAAGATGATACGTAGGAGCGTAGTCGATTTTCATTCAAGACGACAAGTTCGAGTTGGTGTATGAAATGCTGCAGCGATCACTACATGAGATCTCCTACTGATCTCGCTCTGCTGTAAAATTTGATTACTATGCATGGACCATGTTAGAGGGTACGTACGATTTTCCTTGCTCCTTGGTGTTGTTAGCTAGGGTTGCGTTGGGAGAGTAGAGAAGAAATAAAGCATACCTACCCTTCAacagatttttcagtgtgatcgaaATACGGAAAAAtatgccacatgtcattatacaattagagagacatttgaagaaaaaaaaaaaaacttatctcTCCAATTGTTTATAACATGTGATGTACCACTCCGTATTTCGGTCATACTTAAAGATCTCTCATGCCTTCAACTTTCAAACGCTTCTGTGCTCCTTTTATATACGATTcatgattaaataattaattgtgGAATTCTTAGCTTTATAAGTAAATCAACAAAAGAACTTACAACTTCGGAGAAAATACAAGAATAGGACAGCATGCTTGATGCTTAAGATAATAATAGGGCATATGTTTTATATTCGCATGAGATTGTTGGTAATAAGAGTAACGAAGAAAGGCTTATATGAAATGAATACACAACAcgatacatattttttttgtggcaTTTGGAACTATTAATAGAAGACTGCACTACTCTTTTTATATGACCTTATATTAGTGATTTAGGATGCCAATGACAGCACTGAAATCTTTCATGCAAGAGTGTCTGTCTAGGCCATGAAGGAAGTCAAGGTTTAGTGCCTGCCATGCAACATGGAACCCTAGGGCCTAACGGCCTTTCTACGGCTTTGAAGGCATTTAACCACCTCCAAGAATGAGAAAGATTTACATAGAACGAATTCACCATTACGTAACGTCAGATTGTTCAATAACGCATGCGGAAGTTTTTCTCTACATAACAATGTTTTATTAGAACAGAACGTCGCATGACGATAAATTTGTTTGATATAAATTGCTCTTCTTCAATTGAAGACCGTACATTGGTCTCCAAAACAACAGAGGGGCATTCTCATAAAGAAGGAGCAGGGCAGTGGACCAGTGGTAGTCGTACACATAGAGGGAGCCAACAAATACACTTAGCAGCATCAACCACCAGTATTCCCTTGTTTTGGTTAAAACAAGTGGGAAATTGCTTGGAAAGTATATCATTGCTAAAAACCGAAAGAGGGGAGCGCCTTTACTTCTCCCTCACATTATCACTCTCTTTCGCGGTTACGTaacatttatattttgttcaagAATAAGAGCGATAAAAGGAAGCACTTTGGGTGGTGCTGACTGCTGAGATActctagcttattgtgaggtaATGGCTCGAGATGGCATATTGAAGGTGGCGATCGCTGTTTTGTTCGTTGGTGTCGCTGCTGTGAGCCTCGGAGGGAGCTTGGTTGGAGCACAAGTGTACCACGTTGTCGGAGCAGACCGCGGCTGGGATCCATCCTCCGACCTTGCTTCTTGGTCCTCGGACAAAACATTTAGGGCCGGAGATAAGATGTGTGAGTCTTCTCTCGATCCTCTCTGTAAAGCTTAATTACGGTTTGTTTAGTTTTACTCATGTAATTGCTTCTAAAACGGTTAAAACGCTTAGGATGTCTTCCTTAAAACCTTAAAAGTGATTATACATTACAAAATCAATCGCGTTTTATAGAAATCATGTTTTGACatcatttgataaaaaaacttaaaagtaCTTACTAGAAaaaattacctattaaatgCTAGAAGGTCTTGAATTTTTGCTAGTCAGAAAACACTTTCGATATGAAAGCAATCGCAAACCAGTCCTAGACTATCTcaaattttggtttagttttcttGGCACCATTAGCCAAGCCGTTTGTTTGGTTTCCGAAGAAAGGAGaataaatttgaaagaaagtCAATACACTTTCATGCGTCTGGTTCGTTATTCGAATTCTTTAAATTACAACTCTTTTGTGTGTGCACTTTTAGGGCTAGCCTACTCCACGGCGCATGGGTACATAGCTGAAGTGAAGAGCAAGGAGGAATTCGAGTCGTGCGATGTAACCAACCCAATCAGGATGTTCACGGACGGCCTGGATACCATCTCAATGGACAAGGAAGGACTCCGCTACTTCGCAAGTAGCAACGTCGAGAGCTGCAAGAATGGCCTTAAACTACACGTGGAAGTTATGCCTCAGTCATATCAAGCTCCTGAAATGCACAACACCAACGTGGCGGAATCAGAGGGCCCTGCGTTGGTTGCAGCTAATGGGCCCACGACCCCTTCTGGTTCGGCCCATCTCACTGCAAGCTTCGTGGTGTTGTCCGTTGGGTTGCTTTGTTATGTATTGG
This region includes:
- the LOC137730105 gene encoding mavicyanin-like; its protein translation is MARDGILKVAIAVLFVGVAAVSLGGSLVGAQVYHVVGADRGWDPSSDLASWSSDKTFRAGDKMWLAYSTAHGYIAEVKSKEEFESCDVTNPIRMFTDGLDTISMDKEGLRYFASSNVESCKNGLKLHVEVMPQSYQAPEMHNTNVAESEGPALVAANGPTTPSGSAHLTASFVVLSVGLLCYVLGF